The genome window AGGCAAAAGTTTGTGTCCTGATGGTGTTATCCAGTAGATTTCAGGTTCTGGTTCTGCTGTTGCTCTGCAATGCAAAGAAATATGGCTGCCAGCTTTTAAATCCAATGTAGAGGGAAAACTTTCAGGAGCTATCAGAGGAAGACAGATTTCCATCATTTCCCGAAAGTGTACCTGTCTCACATTCTGACCTTGGAATTCAGGAGGGTCTACACAAAACAGGGACTCTGGCTCCATGAACCgaatgtttgttttgttcatgTTAATCCAGCGGATGACACAGTCACACCTAATGGGATTGCTGTGGATGCTGACTTCTTTGAGGTTAGGCAGGGATTCCACTGTACTGCGGTACAGCGCGCTCAGCGCGTTGCTGTTGAGCATCAGCGATTCCAGCTTGGGAAGTCTGTAGAATGCATTGGGGTGAATGTATGATAATCTGGGGTTATTGGTTGcttctatttttcttaaatctgGCAAATTGTCAACAGCAAGACTATCTATAGAAATCAGTTCAGGCATGTTATTAATTCCTAACTCTTTTAGGTGCAACATATTGCTAAAATCTCCTCGTCGTATTCTGTTAATGGGATTCTTATTTAGATCCAGAAATTTAAGATTTGTAGCCTTTTGAAGAGCAATGTGGGGCACTCTAACAAATCTGTTGTCATAAAAGGAAATGCTTTCTAAGTTGTCAAGGCCAGCCAAAGCATTATCTGGTATTTCAGTGAGATTTATACCTGCTAAAACTAGGCTGCGCAGATTGCTAAGAGGCTTGAAGTTCATGTCTTCAATTCTGATTATTGGATTTTCTCCAATCATGAGAATTTCAAGATTAGGAGTAGCTTCAAACCACTTTCTGTTGATCACTTGCAGACCATTTGAATTGAGATGAAGTCTGAGAAGATTATTGAGGCCTATGAAAGCTCCTGGTGCAATCACAGAAAGCAGATTATGATTAATATAAAGCTCTTGTAAATTGTTGAGTCCAGAGAGACATTCTTCAGGGAGCTCAGtaagtttgttttcttcaagGTACACTGACAGTAACTGTGGTATCTTTCTAAGATTAATACTGGTCACTGAGGATAAATTGTTCTGAGATAAATCTAGACCAGTTAAATTCACTGGGAAGTCTACTGAGCGTTCAATTTTTGCAATATTATTAGTTTGTAGAAGTAGAACTTGTGTGTCAGCAGGCAGTatggctggaaaatgaaaaaggcCTAAATCATTACAGTCCACTGTTGGAGCTTCCATGTAGACGGACCTGGGGGTGAACCATGGTCTGATTTCACATATACATGACTCCGGGCagtctgcttttcttcctgtggcTTGTAGTAGAGCAGTGGTAACTAGACCAAgcagtaaattaattttgagtTGCAGATCCTTCATCTTAGCCCAAATGTTCAGGAAGGTAACAGACCCTTTAGTATTCCACAATTATAGTCTTAGAATTCAGTATGACCTGGTCAATTAATACAGCGCAATCTTGCATTTATCAAATGACGATCGTGAAGGACTTCCTTCCTGAGGATGTGATAAATTTGTAACCAACTTGTCCAGTAGTAAGAAGCATTTTGTGGAAATGAAGGTCACTTTGTCCTTGATGACATAAAATTGATGAGCTTTGTGAAGATGAAGTATGTATAGATGGTCATAGGAGATTAAACAATTCATTTATTTAGTAGTATTAACTTCAAATCCCATGATTGATTAGTGTTTGCAGGACGACAAGATGACCTAAAATACAAGAAGAGGAAATAATTAGTATAAAAGCTATAAAGTTATAAATTAATTTAGCCACCTTTTGCTCTCTACTGTTAATTATTGCAAGTAAGAAAGGGAAATGATTGTGGTGTCTGGAGTATTATAGTGGTATCCAGATAGCATAAATTAAGTTAATATAGTAATATGTCTTTAGACTTTTAGCTTGTTATACAGCCAGGGGAGTATTGTTCTACAGAAACCTGAAGATCCACAGAGTACAAAGTAAAACATATCAGTGTGATTTTTGCTACATATTTTATCctcctttaaaatattctcttttctctttcagttatCTCTAGAAGAGATAGACTAATTTCTGTTGGCTTTGAAAatgtaaacacagaaaaatcctACAGAGCATGAATACTTAACTTTTTTACATAAAGTTTGTAACTATAAAGAATGTAATTTATCTATAATGGAAGGGAAATAGAATGGTTAGATTAATGCTTATTCCTAATGACATTCTTAGGCAAGCCTGTGAGATATTTATGCAGAAATATATGAAACTGAAAATCCACaggttttataatttttaatactttttgtAGCTGCTGTctagaaagaaaactttttttcttttctttaaagtgtTATTTAGAAGGAAATATGTACTCTATAATTAATAGCTTGTCATTTGTGGCAAATTCAGGTTAATCACTGACTTTCTTATTTTGACTTGAATAACCTCAATTGCAAGGAGTATTAGCAAAAAAGTGTCTTCAGAGTgataagggaagaaaaaattacaCTAGCGATTGCTTCTTTTCCCTGTAGCTCTGCAAGAATCTGAAGTCTGTAGATTGTCCTCAGGTTCCAAATGATAGTAAGGACTGAAACCTTGTGGCATCAATGCCACTTGTGGCATCAAATGTGTGCTTTCCAGATTTTTGCTATGTACTTTCTTTTTGTGGAGTAAAACAAATTTAACTTTTAGTGTACGTTTTGTTCCAATGCATGTAATACAAAAGCTTCTGTGTTTTCTTATATAAAGCAGTACACATTCACTGcttaatttatttcagaatataGACTTTACACTTCACGCAGACTTTGTTTCTGAAGACTGTTGTGCAATATACATTTATGCCCTTTCTTCCCCTGCCTTTAGTGCTAAAATTCACATTGACATTGTTTACAAACCTTAAGATCAATGCTTAATTGACATTGATAAATAACTTTGAAGGGGTTGCTGGTATAGATAGACAGAATTGCAAAAGTTAAGTGTCAAGCTTGGATTTATGTGTCCTTTCCAGGCCCAGGAGGATTTGGCATAGTGACCACCCATGCATTCCATAACAGTGTAGGGGAAAGGTGTTGGACTGTGTAAAGTAATATGAGCATTGGGGCAACTTGAAGTACATTTGGCAAGTCTTTGAGGTGGTTCTTTGTGTTATGTGCATTTAAGgacatttaatattttatttcaacatGTAAGTTTATTAATAGAGTGAACAGACAATGTGTGAGATAAACATACAGAAAACATTCTGCTGTTTTGAGGATCAATAGTATGTTTTTATGCACATCGCCCAGTTTATACTAAAATACTAAGACATACTTACTGAAATAGTAAAAATATAATCTGTTCCTTTGTTCTGGGAAATGAGATGAACTTGAGGcttgcagaaaaataaaggtttgTGTTGAAAAGTTAATGCCTGCAACTTGCTCTTAATTTTGCCACCAGGAGGCAAGGTGATACACCTAAGTGGAATACTGTTTAATAAAATCTTAGTAGAAATCCTTGTATGCCAAATGCATAGATGTAATTTCCTGTGTAAGGGGAAAAGAGGATGGCCACGTGGCGGAGAATTTTTTGGTCATGTTCTTCCTACATATTCTCGAAGCACATTTTGTGCtgactattttattttcaattggattatatattaaaaatgtgtttctagcatgaaaaatacaaaatgtatGCTTCAAATGATTGAAAGATCATTGAAAATCTTACCTGAATTGTAAATTATTCGAGATTCAAAAGACTACTACTGCAGATGTCTTATCTCAGCCTTTTGATCCCAATGTGATGCTCAGGGACTTCTGCTCAGTAGAGATACTTGTGAAAGCATTCTGGGGAAGCATAGCAATACAGCTGACCTGATTTTCTGTCCCTCCCTGGAAATTTGCTATTGGTCACTATGAAACATAAAATATGGATCAACATGGAGTTTTCATGGGTGTCCCAGACACCGGAGATGCTGTACCATTTAAAGTACATAAACTATATTTTTGTATACTTTTGAGCCAACATGCTCCTGTATTTGCATTTATACACCTGATTTTATATTCTAGTTTCTGTGGGATTCTCAAACCAAAAGTAAGGACACCAGTGGATATTTCCACATCGTATATATCAGATAGGGTTTCtgcaaaaggcagcagaaaaaagaagagcTGAGATCCAGGTTGAAATTCTGCTTCGTTATGATTTAATCTGATGTCCTTTCTCTTTCTGGTGAATGCTTTAGGTAATAAGTCACCAGCTCAAGCTCATATGGTGTTCTAGCATAaatctttcttatttctttggTTAAAGTGCTTCTGTCTTGTGTAAAATATTCACTGAGGCTGAGTGGCTTGAAAAACAGATTGTAGAATAATTTTGACACTTCCAGCCTGCAGCCATCATTCCAAAATACACTGTTTCaatggaaaaagatttttttgtttaaatagtGGCATATCTGTGtactttttatataaaaaattatttgtttttaactgTCATTCAAGGTGTGgtataaaataatgtttctaTTAGAATGGGCATCCATGGTGGTTTATGACATCATACAATCATAGAATAGGATGTgtcaagttggaagggacccaaagGATCACCTGCTTCTGTCAGGACAACCTGAAACTAAATCCTATGACAGTATTACTCTTCACATGACAGAGTACATAAAAAAGTGATACATTACAACAGCAAAAATTGTATATAATGCTTGGAGTGGCaaaattttttttggtcttttgttTATAGCAATATTATAATGTAACTCCAATATGCATCTTGACTaacaatagaagaaaaaatggatTGCTGGTGTAAGTTTTCCAGTCCCACTGGAAAACTTACAGTGATTCCCAGTGATCAAAGCCCAGAATCAAGTTAAGCAGTATAACTGCTTAACTGGTTGCAGTGATTATGTGAGTGTGTCTGTATGTACGTAACTAATTTCCAACCTCAAGATGCCTTCAAGTCATTTTGAAGTGAAAAGTGAGCTGTCATTCACTGTAACAAAATAACCTCATATAAATTGCACTCAGCAGCATAAACTGTATCTGAAGTTCAGTTTCCTTGAAGAATCTGGTGTCACAGAGATAAGTGTTtgtattggaaaaaaaagcatttaactTCATGTTACTTTCAACTTCTGGAACGCATTGAttccttttcttcattaatGTACTAGTAATAGTAAATACTGAATAAAATTGAATGTAAGTGCTCTTATTAGCAGTGattttcagagttttttttaatgtgttctgGTGCTTTAAAGTTGAGTGCTTTGTACCATCTAGAGTTTTATGTGAAAGTTCAGTAATTTGAATGTCCAGTTTTATAAGAAGGCACAGAGAACctgaaagttatttttctgtttctttgagTAGTGTTTAAAGTAACTGAGGTTTACACATAAAAGTTTCTGTGCCAagaattcattttcttccttgttttaaaaaacaaattttttcaaataatgcaAGTATGTCAGCATTAACTCTTAGTTAGTGGATTTTGGTGACCTCTCAAGATTATTGATGTGATGTTCTAAGCAATTCTTAAATCTTGTACTATTCTTAGGACTTTCTCAGAGTAGAGAAGCTTGTACAGGTAAGGCTCCACAGCAGATTACCACCAGTAAGCTGAGGTGCAGGATGGATGTTTCCACACAAGCAGCAAGAAGAACTGTGCATCATAGTTTTGGAGTCTTTGATGTAATTCTTTACCCAGCTGCACTTATAAATCTTTGTGGGTACTCTGATTGTACTTGTATTTCCTCATCCAGATAAAATAGTACGGTTTGCTCCTAATGTCTGCAAATAAAAAGgctaaatattttatatctaaCAAATTAGTATTCCTCATTAGTGCTTCAggatttttgttattgttttgtGCACTAGAACTTATGTACTAAAACTGCTTAAATCTATGTGAACAGATTATCCGTTTTTTTCTGGATGTCCATCCCTGTTGCCGTCCCTACTTGGTGTCTTATTAAACATGTGTGTCTCTTCCTTTTAAGGTATTATCTCTTGCTTTTAGAAAAATGTACTTTGATGTGTGTGACTTTTTGCAGTCTAATTATTTCTTGTGGAAACAATGATTATGTCTTAATTAGGTTTCTCTGATTTACCGCTATTGACAGCTGGAGACTTGATTTACAAGAGGGTATCACTGTTATTTGAGCTGGAAAAGACATTCAGTGAATGAATAAACGGAGCTACATTTGTCATCACTGGAGCAACAGACAGCTAAGAACCGAGTCAGAgtgagcagaaaggaaaagaaacacgTCAGATTTTGGCAATCATTCTTTTCCACTTCAGCAGTTAGAGAGACAGTGATAAAACCTAAAAATGCAGCAGTTACAGTGCAATGTGCCCTGCTGGCAATAAGGCAAACAGTGCACTTCACAAGGACCAATTTAGGGGTGGCAAGCattttgaaaacacagctgTTCATACAAAGCTACCTTTCAAACACATCAACTCAGAGAGCACTTCTCAGTTCTTGTCATTATAACCACTTTGAGCAGTTCTATGGATAGAAATCTGGAAATGTCACTAACCAAAAGTTGGGTGTGAGACATTCCATAACTTACTTGGTTTTAGTTATGGCAcacagaggtttttttggttttctaaaTGTTGGTTATGAATATATATAGACTGAAGTTTGAACATTTAATAGCTTTCTGATGAttttataaagctttttttctttgtttgtttcatggccaaaacaaacaaaaaatgcttcCTTGGGGATTTTCTTATTACACTACAATTAATAAAAAGATGCAACATCTTAAATATTTGACATATTTCATTAAGGCACAAAAAGTTAGTATTGTAGGTATAATAGATTTTCATAACAGATTGTGTTGAAATGATATTTATGGAAGTAAGCTATACTAGCTGATCTGAGAGGATTCCTGAAAATTATATAGGCAGtgtaaaaatggaaaacatttctgctaGCCTGTGCGGCCTTGCTTTCATTCCACTCTCTGGAGCACTCTCTGGTGTTTCATTCTGTTTCTCTTTACAAAAGCGAATATGCTCACTGTAATATGctcttaatattttatattcctaCGTGTAGCTAAGATATAGCCTCACATTGAAAGACAAATAAGGATTTTCTAgaaattttgtgtttctgaggTGTTCTTGAGAGTGCCAAATGTCTTAAGTTGAAAATCTCAAAAGTGAGTACCTGAAATATCTGGGCATTTGTGAAAAATTTGGGTAGGGACCTTGACTAATTTTAGAAAccctttttactttttttctaatgtttgaTTTTTAGAACTTCAGACTGGCCCTGAAGAGCATTACATGCAAGATGTAAAAGAAATGGTAAAGCTGGCATTCAACCCTAGAAGCAATTGGAACTGTCTGAATAACTATTTCAGCGTAtctgtttatatttattttatgaactTGTTACAactccttttaatttttctccttaagTGGAATAAATTTGCTTGAGGGAAAGCCACAGTCTTGGAATGTTTAGTATGCCTGTGTAATAGGACATGTTCTCATACCTTAGACCGTTACAAGAATGACAAGGTTTtgtaaataatgattttttttttttaatatcatgaTTTGAGGTGACTTTAATCTACAAATACTGATAGGGTCAGAAAAACATTATGAACAGCTACATTTACATGAGCTTTAACCTTTGTCTCTCACTAATTGAGTCTGGCTTCCTATTCATTGTTCTTGTTTATAGTCTCTTAGTGGAGTTTAGCAGATATAAGAGGAATTATCACCACACACAATTCATTCAGATCTTGCTATAGTTCTCATTCCTGTATCAATCAAAAATTACATTCcggtattttgaaaaatattgcaaTATATTGAATCTTACAGCTTAGAAAACACAGTATTCAAAGTAGATGTGATGAAAGCAGAAGGTTAAATGAAATCCAAAGGAATAGgtatatatattaatttattgtATATGCCATTCTAGAATAACTTTTCAATggatataaattaaaattcactaaaatattttttaaaaacgGAGGATAGAAAAATATTAGTATGTTTACTAGCCTGTTTTAAATGGGATTACTATCACTGACCATGGGATGGCAGACAACTTTGGGAGTACCTGTGTGTACAGTAAGATGTTTGTCAATCCAATTCAAAAAGCTTAAtagaaattgtatttttgttacCATTGTTAATATGGTGTTGGCACCATCATTTTACATTGGAGCTAAAGCAGTGGATCAGGACCATCACCTTGTGTGTTCACTTGCTGCTAAACAAAACCCTGATCTTTACTCCATGGagcttaaaaatgaaatgcaagaTAAGGAACAACTGATAATACAGATGGATAAGAGAAAAAAGTCAGTGTGGCAATTTCTGAATATCCTTGGTTTTATTCTTCTCCTTTAGCAGTAGTCTACTAGTTTACTATCACGATCCTGCATTACTTTTCTAGtctttaattttagattttccTTCTATTGTTCTGTCTCTCATGTGCTTTTAACTTTTAATCATACCCTACCTAGCCATTGAATATGTCTCTTGTTTCCACAAATGTCACAGCAAAAGGTGATGAAAAGTTACTTTGATCTCACAAAGGAATTAATCATTTCAGTAATTACAGTTAACACctatttttttacttctcttaaTTTAAAGtgcacaaaataatttttttttggtgagtggaggttttagaaaattatatttatatgaCGAGAATGAATTTCAATGAGAGCCACACATTTTTTACCATTTGTATTTTAACTTGTCATTTGCAATTTGAGGTGACTTTAATCTACAAATACAGGTAGGGTCAGAAAAAACATTATGATCATCTACATTTACATGAGATTTTTAATATGGCTTTACAAATGTTCTAATTTGTAATATGGCTTTACAAATCCTCTTGCAATATATTCAATGCTTGTCCATTAAACTAtgcataattttatttacttggatcaagaaaaaacaattaaaaagaacctgaactgattttaattttatttcttcttcctcaaTCAGATATTGCATGTATAATTCTGATGTTTTTATATAGAGATGTATCACATTGCGAgtattacatatatattttctaGTTGTCAGAGAAAACAGACTAAAATGTTACCATAACTCTTCAAAATACTGAGATCCTTGGTATCCTTGTTGTAGATCTTAGCCTTCGACAGATTTCACTGTGTGACTTATTTATCATTGCCATTATTGAGCAATTATGTACAAAAATGATGGCTGTAACTTAGGAAAGTAATATGTTAGTTTAATTTAGATTTATTCGTACATGTTCAGCTTCCTTTTGACAGTTGTCATGTTAGCAGTGGAGAAGCACATATTGGCAGTTACCTAGGCACATACTTGGCAAGAGAGCAGTCACGTTCTGGATGTGGGTGCATGTACCCAGCTACCAGATGCTTCTAGCAGATGGCCAGAACTAAAGATTTCAGACCACTTTTGGCTTGATTTTCTAGAAAGCTACCGTACAGATTCTGCAAGTCTGTAGTACATTTGACTAGTAAAAAA of Molothrus ater isolate BHLD 08-10-18 breed brown headed cowbird chromosome 5, BPBGC_Mater_1.1, whole genome shotgun sequence contains these proteins:
- the LRRN3 gene encoding leucine-rich repeat neuronal protein 3; translated protein: MKDLQLKINLLLGLVTTALLQATGRKADCPESCICEIRPWFTPRSVYMEAPTVDCNDLGLFHFPAILPADTQVLLLQTNNIAKIERSVDFPVNLTGLDLSQNNLSSVTSINLRKIPQLLSVYLEENKLTELPEECLSGLNNLQELYINHNLLSVIAPGAFIGLNNLLRLHLNSNGLQVINRKWFEATPNLEILMIGENPIIRIEDMNFKPLSNLRSLVLAGINLTEIPDNALAGLDNLESISFYDNRFVRVPHIALQKATNLKFLDLNKNPINRIRRGDFSNMLHLKELGINNMPELISIDSLAVDNLPDLRKIEATNNPRLSYIHPNAFYRLPKLESLMLNSNALSALYRSTVESLPNLKEVSIHSNPIRCDCVIRWINMNKTNIRFMEPESLFCVDPPEFQGQNVRQVHFREMMEICLPLIAPESFPSTLDLKAGSHISLHCRATAEPEPEIYWITPSGHKLLPNTISDKYYIHSEGTLDISDVTQRESGLYTCIATNLVGADLKSVMIKVDGSFPQEHNGSVNIKIKDIKSNSVLVSWKASSKILKSSVRWTAFPKAEDSRAAQSARIPSDIKVYNLTHLNPSTEYKICIDIPTIYSQNRKQCVNVTTKGLDLEVKGYEKNNIIGFLAGLGALLGIISVIYLYSCISQDMNCGIGHSYLRNYLKKQSFSLNELYPPLITLWDMGKEKSTAMEVKATVIGVPTNMS